A region from the Geobacillus vulcani PSS1 genome encodes:
- a CDS encoding IS110 family RNA-guided transposase — protein MDVIYPRCAGLDVHTETIVACALWEEEGEIQKEIQTFSTFSKGLGDLLEWLEDHGVTHVAMESTGVYWKPVFAFLEGYVDLTLANPQRIKNVPGRKTDVSDAEWIAKLLRHRLIEKSFVPPAPIRELRDFTRLRKKWVGQLSSEKNRIQKVLESSNVKLGSVLSDLFGVSGRNILARLLEKGYVDKDELDQCLRGRLKTKKQAVYDSLLGTLTEHELCLLRLLWKHVEECERLIEEVDQHIDRLLEPYREEVDLLMTMPGIKKQTAAVIIAEMGTDMSVFETPERAASWTGLSPGNHESAGKRKSTRTTKGNPHLRSALCEAAWSAARSKTHPLSRKFWSLAARCGKKKALIATARRMLVIIFCMISRKESFRQPQLI, from the coding sequence ATGGATGTCATCTATCCTCGCTGCGCAGGATTGGATGTTCATACCGAAACTATTGTCGCTTGTGCCCTATGGGAAGAAGAGGGGGAGATTCAAAAGGAGATCCAAACGTTCTCAACGTTCTCGAAAGGGCTTGGCGACCTGCTCGAGTGGCTCGAAGACCATGGGGTCACCCATGTCGCCATGGAATCCACCGGCGTGTATTGGAAACCGGTCTTTGCCTTCCTCGAGGGCTATGTCGACTTGACTTTGGCCAATCCGCAGCGGATCAAAAATGTCCCGGGAAGAAAAACCGATGTCTCTGACGCCGAGTGGATCGCCAAGCTGCTCCGCCATAGACTCATTGAAAAAAGTTTCGTCCCCCCAGCGCCGATTCGTGAACTGCGGGATTTTACCCGCCTGCGCAAAAAGTGGGTCGGACAGTTGAGTTCAGAGAAAAACCGGATTCAAAAAGTGCTGGAGTCTTCCAATGTCAAGCTGGGCTCCGTCCTCTCGGATCTCTTCGGCGTTTCCGGACGAAACATCCTTGCCCGGCTGCTCGAGAAGGGATACGTGGACAAGGACGAGCTGGATCAATGCCTGCGCGGCAGGCTCAAAACGAAAAAGCAGGCGGTGTACGATTCGCTGCTGGGCACCTTGACCGAACATGAGCTCTGTCTCCTTCGCCTCTTGTGGAAACACGTGGAGGAATGCGAGCGGCTCATCGAAGAAGTCGACCAGCACATCGACCGCCTGCTCGAGCCGTATCGGGAGGAAGTGGACTTACTGATGACCATGCCTGGAATCAAAAAACAAACCGCCGCCGTCATCATCGCCGAGATGGGAACCGACATGAGCGTCTTTGAAACGCCGGAACGGGCGGCTTCATGGACGGGGTTGTCCCCCGGCAACCATGAAAGCGCCGGAAAGCGAAAGAGCACGCGCACCACCAAAGGCAATCCCCATCTTCGATCAGCGTTATGCGAGGCGGCATGGTCAGCAGCTCGATCCAAGACACATCCCTTGTCCCGAAAATTTTGGTCGTTGGCGGCCCGATGCGGGAAGAAAAAAGCCCTCATCGCCACGGCTCGACGAATGTTGGTGATCATCTTTTGCATGATCTCCCGCAAAGAGTCGTTCCGCCAACCACAACTCATTTAG